Part of the Gigantopelta aegis isolate Gae_Host chromosome 15, Gae_host_genome, whole genome shotgun sequence genome is shown below.
GAGCATCATCAAATATGAGATGGATGTGGACTAAACGGAAAACtttataacaaaaaatgtaatcCCATGTTTCAGTAATATTGTTGTTTACTTTGTTATGCTAtcgtcagactaccaactgccagcagatagttgaccaactcgacggttgtgTTACAATTtctccaactcccgacttacgacaggtgcactcagattaacaactaatgcgTTATATGttcagactaacaactggacagtcgtagaagatGTGACAGAAGAAAGATTGCCAACATtctgctgacagttggtagcGTGATCCCAGCATTAGTTGTAACTTGTTGGCATACAATATGAAGTGTTTCACTTGTATTGCACGACAGGAGGAGCGGGACATAGTCAAGTGATAAAGCGCTAGGCTACCttatgcacggtcggtctaggatcgatccctgtcagtgggtccacggggctatttctcattccagccaatgcaccttgactggtatatcaaaggcaatggtgCTGTCAtatttgtggaatggtgcatataaaagatcccttgctactaatagaaaaaagtagcgggtttcctctctaagactacaagtcaaagttaccaaatgtttgacgtctaatagccgataattaattaatcaatgtgctctagtggtgtcgttaaacaaaacaaactttaactttgcacATCAGGAGTAAATCGGTTTTAAAggaaaacaacatcaacaaaacaataataaataaataaatactagtaaataaataaatcaatcaatcaatcagtcaatcaataataaaaacaaacatttacactgcagtcaaaaattatttatttcatcgtACTTAAGATAACTGGAAAAACTGGTACACAACtgtaaagtaatatatatatatatatatatatatatatatatatatatatatatatatatatatatatatatatatatatatatatatataatatagttgtttaatgtacattttattttacattgattGTATAATGaataccaaaataaatgttagaGGCAATGTCTGCAGATGTATATGATATACATTTTGTGGATAAATTTAGAGTTGGGACTGACATTTCCAAATAAATcatgtttaatatttcatttggaTGACCGTAACTTGGCGGTATACTACTTGctcgatattttaaaaataataaataaataaataaataaaagatagataaataaaataaagctgCTCTTTTAACCGACATTTtcacttaaataaaaaatagcattgtttaatattacgtatatagtatatatatatatatatatatatatatatatatatatatatatatatatgtgtatatacatatatatatgacggatattatgtatatatctacCATAATCGTTTCACTAgagatatatattaaaaaaaatacacgaGATACTCGTCAAAAATTGAATATGATATCACTGATCGCTAATCGCTGTGTTTAATGCCGGTACCAGGAGTGAGTCAAACCAACCGTTTATCGCTAACGATactgtgtgggttttttttatgcagtacattaaaccgaatggcCACATCGGGAACGAGTCAAACTAGCTTGTAAAGTATTAGCAAAAAACGAAGACTTGTGGTTTTCCTCAGTCGAATTTCTTAAATGCGGATAATCGGCATTCTTTAATGTCGGTAACCGGTTTTCTTTTAATGCCGGTAACCGAAATATTCTTGTAAATACCAGacatttctcttctttttttttttgtaatattggtAACTgcttgggttttttggttgtttttgttttgtttttcttaatgcCGATAacggttttttaaaatgtttgtaaccGGTTTTCTTTTAATGCCGGTAAccggattttttttaaatactagtaatttCTTGTTTCTGTAATATTGGTAACtgcttgttttcttgttttcttttctttttccttaaTTGTCGGTAACCGGTTGTTTTTCAATACCGGTAACCGGTTTCCATTACGCCCAGTCGATGCTGTTCTCGAGGATCTTGGCGAACTCCGACTCGTGTTTGGCGCACGTGCCGGGCATCGCCATGTCCCGCCAGTCGCTGATGCCGACGCAGACGAAGCCTCGGCAGCAGTCGTCGTCGGACCAGCACATCCGGTGAGAGCAGGGCGTCCTCGACTCCCAGGGGCGGATCACGTTCCACGAGCTCATACCCAGATCGCGCCGGAATCTTtagggaaaaaaaacaaaaacaagcaattagaagtgtttttttttttgagtttgttttgtatgatttatttattgaaaacataacaaaactAGATGCAACCAGTGCTTAGCACGTGGAAGTTTAGTTAGTCTGTTGTGCTGGTCTTACATTGAAGTTTAGTTAGTCTGTTGTGCTGGTCTTACATTGAAGTTTAGTTAGGCTGTGCTGGTCTTACATTGAAGTTTtgggcgagacgtagaccagtggtaaagcgctcgcttgatgcgcggtcggtatggtatcgatccccgttagtgggcccattgcgctatttctcgttccagccagtgcaccacgactggtacatcaaaggacgtggtatgtgctatcctctctatgggatggtgcatataaaagatccattgctactaactaaaaagagtagcccatgatgtggcgacagcgggtttcctccctcaatgtccgacgccatataaccgtaaatgaaatgtgctaaatgcgtcgttaaataaaacatttcaatctACATTGAAGTTTAGTTAGGCTGTCCTGGTCTTACATTGAAGTTTAGTTAGGCTGTGCTGGTCTTACACTGAAGTTTAGTTAGGCTGTGCTGGTCTTACATTGAAGTTTAGTTAGGTTGTGCTGGTCTTACATTGAAGTTTAGTCAGGTTGTGCTGATCTTACTTTGAAGTTTAGTTAGGTTGTGCTGGTCTTACATTGAAGTTTAGTTAGGTTGTGCTGGTCTTACATTNNNNNNNNNNNNNNNNNNNNNNNNNNNNNNNNNNNNNNNNNNNNNNNNNNNNNNNNNNNNNNNNNNNNNNNNNNNNNNNNNNNNNNNNNNNNNNNNNNNNNNNNNNNNNNNNNNNNNNNNNNNNNNNNNNNNNNNNNNNNNNNNNNNNNNNNNNNNNNNNNNNNNNNNNNNNNNNNNNNNNNNNNNNNNNNNNNNNNNNNCCTATTCTTGTAATACAGCAAAGCGGAGGAAAATAGAGTCAAATGTAATCCACAGCAATCCATCTTCGtcgtattatattatattaaacccGTGGCATCCTGGGACCCACGTCTGTTTGAAGAAATATTAGAAAGTCTGATTTCCAATTAAAACCTTGTGGTTATAAGCGACTTATACGATTACAGATAATGAGACGCAAACGCCCCTCTCATTGTTTCTGTGAAGCGTAACATCAGACGTTATTGCAGTCTATACGCCATCAATTACAATGTGTCGTTGGGGGACATCACAGCCATTTGTTGGTATTAAAGGCGTAGGCTcgagtttcagcccgtgaaaatgggcaccaagtttggttaatatacaaacatgtaacacacctggatacggttataacagagataAGCTATCTAaagtttgtgatgtttaaattgGGAAATCGTCTAAAAATAACAAGAGCTCGTCTTGATAatcattatttctcagacgaacgtgcgtttttagaattacgactaaaattacattgttcttctttagaatatcggtgtctgtttATTCAGCGTGTTTCTATTCGTCCAAATATTTGTGGTATTTcagatgatttatttatttattacttaggcaatttttttttttttaaagttccagAACTGATGCGGCGATGcggcttttttttcttctttttttc
Proteins encoded:
- the LOC121390402 gene encoding uncharacterized protein LOC121390402, coding for MKSMECLVVLSLVAGLFVSLSFSAPTSQVSSHQKENAHRFRRDLGMSSWNVIRPWESRTPCSHRMCWSDDDCCRGFVCVGISDWRDMAMPGTCAKHESEFAKILENSIDWA